A genomic segment from Fuerstiella sp. encodes:
- a CDS encoding GRP family sugar transporter translates to MTVTAVVLILTSAFMHAVWNLLAKRSGGGAVFVWLFTAVSSVILCPVGLVLYLTQRPDIGWQGFLFMCGTAVLHLLYFVVLQRAYRVGDLSVVYPLARGTGPVLSTLMAVILLKERPSVMTMTGLTLIIAGVLLLTWRPGRGRSEEQTTEAIKWGGLCGVCIGSYSVWDKYAVSEVHVPPLLLEFFTGLAVFLMLTPHALAHKKTVRSIWDRRRREVISVAFLAPAAYILVLTAMSFTPLSTVAPAREVSILFGTLLGTQFLGEQHTSRRIAAASAMVCGIVALAAG, encoded by the coding sequence TTGACGGTCACTGCTGTCGTGCTGATCCTGACGTCTGCATTCATGCATGCTGTCTGGAACCTGCTCGCCAAACGCTCCGGCGGTGGCGCCGTTTTTGTCTGGCTGTTCACTGCGGTTTCTTCAGTGATTCTCTGCCCGGTCGGACTTGTACTGTATCTGACACAACGACCCGACATCGGTTGGCAGGGTTTCCTGTTTATGTGCGGGACGGCTGTCCTGCATCTGTTATATTTTGTGGTCCTGCAACGGGCCTATCGGGTCGGAGATCTGTCAGTTGTGTACCCACTGGCTCGTGGCACGGGACCAGTGCTTTCGACACTGATGGCCGTCATCCTCCTGAAAGAACGCCCGTCTGTAATGACGATGACCGGCCTGACACTGATCATCGCAGGCGTGCTGCTGCTGACCTGGCGTCCGGGGCGGGGTCGTTCGGAAGAACAGACAACTGAGGCCATTAAGTGGGGAGGACTCTGCGGGGTTTGTATCGGGTCCTACAGCGTGTGGGACAAATATGCGGTGAGCGAAGTTCACGTGCCTCCCCTGCTGCTGGAATTCTTTACCGGACTGGCCGTTTTCCTGATGCTGACACCACACGCTCTTGCACACAAAAAAACGGTTCGCAGTATCTGGGATCGTCGACGGCGGGAAGTCATCAGTGTTGCGTTTCTTGCTCCGGCAGCATACATCCTGGTTCTGACAGCCATGTCGTTCACACCACTGAGTACCGTCGCTCCGGCTCGTGAAGTCAGTATTCTGTTTGGAACTCTCCTGGGAACACAGTTTCTTGGAGAACAGCACACCAGCCGTCGAATCGCTGCAGCGTCGGCAATGGTTTGTGGAATCGTGGCACTGGCCGCAGGCTGA
- a CDS encoding PSD1 and planctomycete cytochrome C domain-containing protein, with protein sequence MLNHFPLAVCLWAFCGTLVIGEDTVSFSRDIRPILSDRCFQCHGPNEEARQAELRLDIDDEKEGPFRDRNGRRVIQPKDPLSSELWYRLTTDDESERMPPSDSHLRTLTVSEKALVRSWILQGAQYDDFWAFVPPLAATPPYVEDPQWQSPIDRFVLARLNEKNLRPQSGADRRTLIRRVTFDLTGLPPGTDDIRRFANNSSPQAWEILVDRLLAAPSYGEHMAKYWLDLVRFADTNGIHHDHYRETTPYRDWVIRAFNNNLRFDDFITYQIAGDLYEESTIDQQIASGFNRLHLVIDRGTALPEESYTRNVVDRVSAFGTAFLGLTLGCAACHDHKYDPLSQREFYQLFAFFNNIDTEPETPGRNSHHPVILLPTSEQGERLRQIENGIEFTGAKIKELTDVLSKLSSDDSVRKSDVEILLKSKKERLEILKKELDAVERTVAVSLVSKERTDIRPAYLLIRGAYDRPGEQVERNTPGFLPGLNAAGSTVTRMDLSHWLTQEQHPLTARVAVNRFWQQFFGVGLVKTSEDFGAQGEYPSHPELLDYLAVRFVESGWNVKELVRSIVLSQTYRQSSRAPASAFREDPENRLLARGSRFRLDSEMIRDQILSVSGLLNESMYGRSVKPPQPPNLWKSVSMVSSSTYAFEADAGDNIYRRSLYSFWKRAMPPPQMTIFDAPTRESCIARRERTNTPLQALVLMNESQYFAAAENLVHRILVREQRDDQLRLAFAFESVTSHLPGTTELMSLRNGLTAFRAAYRDDLESARAMTTDTKQASDAERVEIAAWTMLINSLFSLDAVKTRE encoded by the coding sequence ATGTTGAATCACTTTCCTCTGGCTGTATGCCTTTGGGCTTTCTGTGGAACGCTCGTCATTGGGGAAGACACAGTTTCTTTCAGTCGGGATATTCGTCCGATCTTATCGGACAGGTGCTTTCAGTGTCATGGTCCGAATGAAGAAGCTCGTCAGGCAGAATTACGCCTGGATATTGACGATGAAAAGGAAGGTCCGTTTCGAGATCGCAACGGGCGACGGGTGATTCAGCCCAAAGATCCGCTGTCGAGTGAACTCTGGTATCGGCTGACGACTGATGACGAATCCGAGCGGATGCCCCCTTCGGACTCTCACCTTCGGACGCTGACGGTATCTGAAAAGGCGCTGGTCAGGAGCTGGATTCTCCAGGGAGCCCAATACGACGATTTTTGGGCATTCGTGCCGCCACTGGCAGCAACGCCACCGTACGTCGAGGACCCTCAGTGGCAGTCTCCCATTGATCGTTTTGTGCTGGCCCGGCTAAACGAGAAGAATCTGAGACCGCAGAGTGGTGCCGACAGACGAACACTGATCAGGCGAGTGACGTTTGACCTGACGGGGCTACCACCGGGAACAGACGACATTCGTCGCTTCGCTAACAACTCTTCTCCTCAAGCATGGGAGATTCTTGTCGACCGACTCCTGGCGGCACCTTCTTACGGTGAGCACATGGCAAAGTACTGGCTTGATCTGGTGCGTTTTGCTGACACGAACGGCATTCATCATGATCACTATCGTGAAACCACACCGTACCGCGACTGGGTGATTCGGGCTTTTAACAATAATCTCCGTTTCGATGACTTTATCACATATCAGATTGCCGGGGATTTGTATGAGGAATCGACAATTGACCAGCAGATTGCGTCCGGATTCAATCGTCTGCACCTGGTAATCGATCGTGGTACCGCATTACCCGAGGAAAGTTACACGCGGAATGTGGTGGATCGTGTCTCTGCGTTTGGGACGGCGTTCCTGGGACTGACGCTGGGTTGTGCTGCCTGTCACGACCACAAATATGACCCATTGTCTCAACGCGAATTTTATCAACTGTTTGCATTCTTCAATAATATTGATACGGAGCCGGAGACACCCGGGAGAAACAGTCATCATCCCGTCATTCTGCTGCCGACTTCCGAACAGGGAGAACGGTTAAGACAGATCGAGAACGGCATCGAGTTCACTGGAGCCAAGATCAAAGAACTGACAGATGTACTTAGCAAACTCAGCTCGGACGATTCTGTGCGTAAAAGCGACGTTGAAATCCTGCTGAAATCAAAGAAAGAGCGACTCGAGATACTCAAGAAAGAGCTGGATGCCGTCGAACGGACCGTCGCTGTGAGCCTTGTTTCGAAAGAGCGAACCGACATTCGACCGGCTTATCTGCTGATTCGCGGCGCTTACGACCGGCCGGGAGAACAGGTGGAACGAAACACTCCCGGATTTCTTCCCGGCCTGAATGCCGCCGGAAGCACCGTCACCCGTATGGATCTTTCTCACTGGCTGACTCAGGAACAGCATCCTCTGACGGCACGTGTTGCTGTGAATCGGTTTTGGCAGCAGTTCTTTGGAGTCGGCCTCGTAAAAACGTCGGAGGATTTTGGAGCGCAGGGTGAATATCCCAGTCATCCTGAGTTACTGGACTATCTTGCAGTCAGGTTTGTGGAGTCCGGATGGAACGTAAAGGAGCTGGTTCGGTCAATTGTCCTGTCACAAACATACCGGCAGTCTTCGCGTGCACCTGCGTCTGCCTTTCGAGAAGATCCCGAAAACCGCCTGCTCGCCCGGGGCTCTCGGTTCCGGCTTGATTCTGAGATGATTCGTGACCAGATTCTTTCAGTCAGCGGTCTGCTGAATGAGTCCATGTACGGCCGCAGTGTTAAGCCGCCCCAGCCACCAAACCTGTGGAAGAGCGTGTCGATGGTTTCGTCAAGTACGTATGCCTTCGAAGCGGATGCGGGGGACAACATTTACCGTCGCAGTCTCTATTCATTCTGGAAACGTGCCATGCCACCGCCTCAGATGACGATTTTCGACGCTCCTACCAGAGAAAGCTGCATCGCCAGACGCGAACGAACCAATACCCCTCTGCAGGCTCTCGTTCTCATGAACGAAAGCCAGTACTTTGCTGCAGCGGAAAACCTGGTACACCGGATTTTGGTTCGCGAACAGAGGGACGATCAGTTGCGTCTGGCTTTTGCCTTTGAATCAGTGACATCCCATCTTCCTGGTACGACTGAACTGATGAGCCTCAGGAACGGACTGACTGCGTTTCGTGCTGCTTATCGGGATGACCTTGAGTCGGCCAGGGCCATGACGACCGATACAAAGCAGGCGAGTGACGCAGAACGGGTGGAGATCGCCGCCTGGACAATGCTGATCAATTCTCTGTTCAGTCTGGATGCAGTGAAGACACGGGAATAA
- a CDS encoding fatty acid desaturase, translated as MSEVLTGVTTSRRVSPDVLAQQTQATKEKETETLRAAFAADRLRWDNIDWIVTLFLVAVHVGALIAPFFFSWTGLATCVVFHWLTCSIGICLGYHRYLAHKSFKLRAPAKFMVLLAGSLSAEGSPLTWAATHRLHHQRSDHEGDPHSPLEGPWWSHLMWLFISRNDYEQKTLYRRYAPELIHDRMLLFFERAFVFILWGQGLALLATGGLIGGWSMALSMLLWGMCVRMVLAYHSTWFVNSATHLWGYRNYDTRDESRNLWWVAILAYGEGWHNNHHAHPAVAPAGHRWWEIDITWWSIRVLRAVGLAYDVRDRIPRGRRTEEAVA; from the coding sequence ATGAGCGAAGTCCTCACAGGAGTCACAACCTCTCGCAGGGTTTCTCCTGATGTGCTTGCACAACAGACACAGGCAACAAAAGAAAAAGAAACAGAAACACTCCGGGCCGCTTTTGCTGCGGACCGACTGCGTTGGGACAACATTGACTGGATCGTCACGTTGTTTCTGGTGGCAGTCCATGTGGGAGCATTGATTGCTCCGTTCTTCTTTTCGTGGACCGGACTGGCAACCTGTGTCGTTTTTCACTGGCTGACCTGCAGCATTGGCATCTGCCTGGGCTATCATCGCTATCTTGCTCATAAGTCTTTCAAACTGCGCGCTCCGGCAAAGTTTATGGTCCTGCTGGCCGGGTCACTTTCTGCAGAAGGATCTCCATTAACGTGGGCAGCAACACATCGACTCCACCACCAGAGGTCTGATCACGAAGGAGATCCTCACTCTCCACTGGAAGGACCATGGTGGTCGCATCTGATGTGGCTCTTCATAAGCCGAAATGACTACGAACAGAAAACCCTGTACCGACGGTATGCACCGGAACTGATCCATGATCGAATGCTGCTGTTTTTTGAACGGGCATTTGTTTTTATTTTGTGGGGACAGGGGCTGGCTCTTCTGGCGACGGGAGGTCTGATTGGCGGCTGGTCGATGGCACTTTCGATGCTGCTTTGGGGCATGTGTGTGCGTATGGTACTGGCATATCACTCAACTTGGTTCGTGAATTCAGCCACCCATCTTTGGGGATACCGCAACTACGATACGCGCGACGAATCACGTAATCTTTGGTGGGTTGCGATTCTGGCGTACGGTGAAGGGTGGCACAACAACCATCACGCTCATCCCGCTGTTGCCCCTGCCGGACATCGCTGGTGGGAAATTGACATCACGTGGTGGTCGATTCGCGTTCTTCGGGCAGTCGGACTTGCATACGATGTTCGTGACCGGATCCCGCGAGGTCGCCGAACAGAAGAAGCCGTTGCGTAA
- a CDS encoding DUF1501 domain-containing protein, whose protein sequence is MDPLQTYRNLQSRRQFLNRSRTGLGGVVLSSLAADQAAAGAVNTPHFVPRAKRVIFLFMAGAPSQLDLFDYKPDLADKFREPLPADVRDGQRVTAMTKGTDHLIQPTMFRFARQGQSGLFMSELLPQLSTVVDDLCLIKSMNTDAINHDPGKTLICTGSQIPGKPSLGAWLSFGLGTLNRDLPDFIVLNSAFWSGDQRNVQALYSRLWGTGFLPSEHQGVAFQSSGDPVLFLSNPDGVSRTSRHRMLDLVTELNETHAAEVGDPEIQTTIAQQEMAFRMQASVPDLTDISSEPSSALELYGPEVHKSGSFARNCLLARRMAERGVRFVQIYHRGWDHHSDLPKKMRGQCYDVDQPCAALIKDLKRRGLFDDTLIVFSGEFGRTVYCQGGQSANRYGRDHHSGCFTAWMAGAGIQGGIEHGQTDEYSYNIVDRDGQKTTRFEDGAVHIRDLNATILYLLGIDHRKLTFRFQGLDQKLTGVEEESHVVEKILS, encoded by the coding sequence ATGGATCCTTTGCAGACTTACCGGAACCTTCAGTCCCGACGGCAGTTTCTGAACCGCTCCAGGACGGGACTCGGTGGTGTCGTACTCAGTTCGCTGGCTGCTGACCAGGCTGCAGCTGGTGCGGTCAACACACCACATTTTGTGCCGAGAGCCAAGCGTGTCATTTTTTTGTTCATGGCCGGTGCCCCGAGTCAGTTGGATCTGTTCGACTACAAACCTGATTTAGCCGATAAATTCAGAGAACCACTGCCGGCTGACGTTAGAGACGGTCAGCGTGTGACGGCCATGACAAAAGGAACGGATCACCTGATTCAGCCGACAATGTTTCGGTTTGCGCGTCAGGGACAAAGCGGTCTGTTTATGTCGGAATTACTGCCGCAGCTTTCGACCGTTGTCGACGATCTGTGTTTGATCAAATCGATGAACACAGATGCCATCAATCACGACCCGGGCAAAACGCTGATCTGTACCGGATCACAGATCCCCGGAAAACCCAGCCTTGGTGCCTGGTTGAGTTTCGGTCTGGGAACGCTCAATAGAGACCTGCCGGATTTCATTGTATTGAATTCCGCCTTCTGGTCCGGTGACCAGCGAAATGTTCAGGCCCTGTACAGCCGACTGTGGGGCACAGGGTTTCTGCCATCCGAACATCAGGGTGTTGCATTTCAGTCTTCCGGAGACCCTGTTCTGTTTTTGTCCAATCCGGATGGGGTGAGCCGAACCAGTCGGCACCGTATGCTGGACCTCGTCACTGAGCTTAATGAGACACACGCCGCTGAGGTGGGTGATCCGGAAATCCAGACCACGATTGCGCAGCAGGAAATGGCATTCCGCATGCAGGCTTCTGTGCCGGACCTGACTGATATCAGTTCTGAGCCTTCGTCAGCTCTTGAACTATACGGACCGGAAGTTCACAAGAGTGGATCGTTTGCGAGAAATTGTCTGCTGGCACGGCGGATGGCAGAACGGGGAGTTCGGTTCGTTCAGATCTATCACCGAGGCTGGGATCACCACTCAGATCTGCCAAAAAAAATGAGGGGACAGTGCTACGATGTTGATCAGCCATGTGCCGCGTTGATTAAAGATCTGAAACGCCGCGGATTATTTGATGATACTCTGATCGTGTTCAGTGGTGAGTTTGGTCGCACGGTGTACTGCCAGGGCGGGCAGAGTGCTAACAGGTACGGACGTGACCACCATTCCGGGTGCTTCACGGCGTGGATGGCGGGCGCAGGTATTCAGGGAGGAATCGAGCATGGGCAAACTGACGAGTACAGTTACAATATTGTTGATCGGGATGGCCAAAAAACAACTCGATTTGAAGACGGAGCAGTCCACATTCGGGATCTGAATGCCACCATTTTGTATCTGCTGGGGATTGATCACCGGAAACTGACGTTTCGATTTCAGGGACTGGACCAGAAGCTTACCGGTGTCGAAGAAGAATCCCACGTGGTTGAAAAAATTCTGAGTTGA
- the malQ gene encoding 4-alpha-glucanotransferase codes for MLFPRSSGILMPVFSLPDGPGIGDFGPGAYRFVDFLHAAGQTIWQLLPLGPAAKGDSPYSSYSAFAGNPLLISCQPLVTAGLLNEKQLRDAGYYGTTNGLADYDNARLIRQPLLREAWSVFRSSDDRNLWREFSDFCDRNRFWLSDFARFDVLTTEYGDPDWSRWATELVHREPSTIAETDRRLAAEIEFVKFQQFLFAGQWKRLKEYANHRSVRIYGDMPIFIAYESADVWKNQELFYLDQFGRSLVVAGVPPDYFSSDGQMWGNPLYRWEQLAATDYHWWTQRFRQALEQFDILRIDHFRGFESYWQIPADAENAVNGRWMPGPRCGPFSAAREVLGELPIVAEDLGLITEEVHTLRDQLGFPGMRVLQFGFENEEDVYHRPEAYPSHSVAYTGTHDNDTVLGWYHQRTQQNSADDFLNRYIPHQADQVHIDLIRLVLNSAADTAIIPMQDVLGLGSEARTNTPGKPDGNWKWRYCGPLWSKELAETLRTMTKSAGRI; via the coding sequence ATGCTGTTTCCTCGATCCTCAGGCATTCTGATGCCGGTTTTTAGTCTGCCGGACGGTCCGGGAATCGGTGATTTTGGTCCCGGTGCATATCGCTTTGTCGATTTTCTTCATGCTGCCGGGCAAACCATCTGGCAACTTTTGCCTTTGGGGCCGGCGGCAAAGGGCGATTCGCCCTACAGCAGTTACTCAGCTTTCGCGGGAAATCCGCTGCTGATTAGCTGCCAGCCACTTGTGACAGCCGGCCTGTTAAATGAAAAACAACTTCGCGATGCAGGTTACTATGGGACGACGAACGGACTGGCAGACTACGACAACGCCCGCTTAATTCGGCAACCACTGTTGCGTGAGGCCTGGTCCGTGTTTCGGTCCTCTGATGACCGTAACCTGTGGCGGGAGTTTTCTGACTTTTGTGATCGAAATCGGTTTTGGCTGTCGGATTTTGCCAGGTTCGATGTGCTGACGACGGAGTACGGAGATCCTGACTGGTCCCGGTGGGCAACGGAACTCGTTCACCGTGAACCGTCAACGATTGCAGAGACCGATCGTCGACTGGCTGCAGAGATTGAATTCGTTAAGTTCCAGCAGTTCCTGTTTGCCGGTCAGTGGAAAAGACTGAAGGAGTATGCGAATCATCGATCGGTTCGCATTTATGGAGACATGCCGATCTTCATTGCGTATGAAAGCGCTGATGTCTGGAAAAATCAGGAGTTGTTTTATCTGGATCAATTCGGTCGTTCACTGGTTGTGGCGGGTGTTCCTCCGGACTACTTCAGTTCTGACGGACAGATGTGGGGTAACCCGCTGTATCGCTGGGAGCAGTTGGCGGCGACAGACTATCACTGGTGGACGCAGCGGTTCCGACAGGCGCTGGAACAGTTTGACATCCTGCGCATTGACCACTTTCGCGGATTCGAATCGTATTGGCAGATTCCTGCCGATGCCGAAAATGCTGTAAACGGGCGGTGGATGCCAGGACCACGCTGTGGTCCGTTTTCAGCCGCCCGTGAGGTCCTGGGAGAACTGCCAATTGTCGCAGAAGACCTTGGGCTGATTACAGAGGAAGTGCATACGCTGCGTGACCAGCTGGGCTTTCCCGGCATGCGGGTTTTGCAGTTCGGTTTTGAGAACGAAGAGGATGTCTATCATCGTCCGGAAGCCTATCCGTCACACAGCGTTGCCTACACGGGGACTCACGACAATGACACCGTTCTCGGTTGGTATCATCAGCGCACTCAGCAGAATTCTGCTGACGATTTCCTGAATCGATATATCCCGCATCAGGCGGATCAGGTTCATATTGACTTAATTCGGCTGGTTCTGAATTCCGCTGCGGATACCGCAATCATTCCGATGCAGGACGTGTTGGGACTGGGGAGTGAGGCCCGGACCAACACACCTGGTAAACCCGATGGCAACTGGAAGTGGCGCTACTGCGGTCCGCTGTGGTCTAAAGAACTGGCTGAAACCCTGCGAACGATGACGAAATCAGCCGGGAGAATCTGA
- a CDS encoding glycogen/starch/alpha-glucan phosphorylase: protein MSNVVQKSSTDETIPETDHCLAGIESELHRHLNFTLGHHSVDVEPHYLYRALAIAVRDRLVGQWKATRDRITRSGKKRVSYLSLEFLVGRSLTNAVLNLNLEDSVRAALKKYGSSLEESAELEHDAGLGNGGLGRLAACFLDSCANLQLPVVGYGIRYEYGMFNQHIENGRQVEDPDQWLRDGNPWELERPEDTRRVHFYGHSEYFVDDTGKARFRWAQAQEILAVPHDMPIPGNGNGTVNTLRLWRSSPTDEFNLDEFNAGGYSEAVAEKNLAEQISMVLYPNDASENGKELRLKQQYFLVSASLQDVIDEWIAIHGENFEEFASYNCFQLNDTHPACAVPELMRLLMDEHGLEWDAAWRITQQCLAYTNHTLLPEALERWSVSLFSRLLPRLMDIIHEIDKQFRAQLAEIWPDDVGIRERMSLVEGGHHPHVRMAYLAIAGSFSVNGVAGLHTQLLQSGLFADFYKLWPSKFNNKTNGVTQRRWLSHCNPGLQELIDDAIGTEWQSDFQKISHLAPWAEDAEFRERWHAVKQANKGALISYVLEQTGVRLTEHALLDVQVKRIHEYKRQLLNVLHVIHLYDRICRGDVDEMVPRCVLIGGKAAPGYHVAKLIIKLINDVSAVVNKSTKTDGLLKVVFLPNYCVSAMEKICPATELSEQISTAGKEASGTGNMKFMMNGALTIGTLDGANIEIRDQVGEENFFLFGVTADEVANTRRTYDPNSLIAADEDIQRVMNLLENGHFNTSEPGIFNILTAGLRNADDPWLTIADLRSYIDAQREVSKSYQDPASWNRMSILNTASSGWFSSDRTIQQYADDIWNVKPVK from the coding sequence ATGTCCAACGTTGTTCAAAAATCTTCGACTGATGAGACAATTCCGGAAACGGACCACTGTCTCGCGGGAATAGAGAGTGAACTTCATCGCCATTTGAATTTCACGCTGGGACACCACTCCGTAGATGTGGAGCCCCATTACCTGTATCGCGCCCTCGCAATTGCAGTTCGAGATCGTTTGGTTGGGCAGTGGAAAGCCACTCGGGACCGGATTACCAGGAGTGGAAAGAAGCGAGTGTCCTATCTCTCGCTGGAATTTCTGGTTGGACGATCGCTGACCAACGCCGTTTTGAATCTCAACCTTGAGGATTCCGTGCGTGCGGCGCTAAAAAAGTACGGCAGCAGCCTGGAAGAATCAGCGGAACTGGAACACGACGCCGGTCTTGGTAACGGAGGTCTTGGACGTCTGGCCGCCTGTTTTCTCGACAGTTGCGCCAATCTGCAGTTGCCCGTTGTGGGCTACGGCATCCGCTACGAATACGGCATGTTCAATCAGCATATTGAAAACGGGCGGCAGGTGGAGGATCCGGATCAATGGCTCAGAGACGGAAATCCGTGGGAACTGGAACGACCGGAGGACACCCGAAGAGTTCATTTTTACGGTCACTCAGAATACTTTGTCGACGATACAGGAAAGGCACGTTTTCGGTGGGCCCAGGCCCAGGAAATACTGGCTGTGCCGCACGATATGCCGATACCAGGGAACGGCAACGGAACTGTCAATACTCTTAGACTCTGGCGGTCGTCGCCGACTGACGAATTCAACCTCGACGAATTCAACGCGGGTGGTTATTCGGAGGCAGTTGCGGAAAAAAATCTGGCCGAACAGATTTCCATGGTGCTGTACCCGAACGACGCCAGCGAAAACGGCAAAGAACTTCGATTGAAACAGCAGTACTTTCTGGTGTCAGCCAGTCTGCAGGATGTGATCGATGAATGGATTGCGATTCATGGTGAAAATTTTGAAGAATTCGCCAGCTACAACTGTTTTCAGCTGAATGATACACATCCGGCCTGTGCGGTTCCTGAACTGATGCGTCTGTTGATGGATGAGCATGGACTGGAATGGGATGCGGCGTGGAGAATCACGCAGCAGTGTTTGGCTTATACAAACCATACCCTGCTGCCCGAAGCGCTGGAACGCTGGTCGGTGTCTCTGTTCAGTCGTCTGCTGCCGCGTCTGATGGATATTATCCATGAGATCGATAAGCAGTTTCGGGCGCAGTTGGCTGAAATCTGGCCGGATGATGTCGGGATCAGGGAACGTATGTCGCTGGTAGAAGGTGGACATCATCCTCATGTTCGCATGGCTTACCTGGCGATTGCAGGCAGCTTTTCGGTGAATGGAGTTGCCGGTTTGCACACGCAACTGCTGCAGTCCGGATTGTTTGCTGATTTTTACAAATTGTGGCCGTCGAAGTTCAACAACAAGACTAATGGAGTCACTCAGCGACGCTGGCTGAGTCATTGCAATCCAGGTTTGCAGGAACTGATTGACGATGCCATTGGTACCGAGTGGCAGTCCGACTTTCAAAAAATTTCTCATCTGGCGCCTTGGGCCGAAGATGCGGAATTCCGGGAACGCTGGCACGCGGTCAAACAGGCAAATAAAGGAGCGTTAATCAGTTATGTTCTGGAACAGACCGGAGTGCGACTGACAGAACATGCACTGCTTGACGTACAGGTCAAACGCATCCATGAATACAAACGACAGTTGCTGAATGTTTTGCACGTGATCCATCTTTACGACAGGATCTGTCGAGGTGACGTGGATGAGATGGTGCCTCGCTGTGTACTGATCGGTGGTAAGGCCGCGCCCGGTTACCATGTTGCGAAACTCATCATTAAACTCATTAATGACGTGTCTGCGGTCGTGAACAAATCAACCAAAACCGATGGGCTGCTGAAGGTTGTGTTTCTGCCGAATTACTGTGTGTCAGCAATGGAAAAGATTTGTCCGGCGACGGAACTTTCCGAACAGATTTCGACCGCAGGCAAAGAAGCTTCGGGTACCGGCAACATGAAATTTATGATGAACGGAGCACTTACGATTGGAACTCTTGACGGGGCCAATATTGAGATTCGAGATCAGGTCGGTGAAGAAAATTTCTTCCTGTTTGGAGTGACAGCAGACGAAGTTGCAAACACCCGGCGGACTTACGATCCTAACTCTCTGATTGCTGCGGATGAGGATATTCAGCGTGTGATGAACCTCCTGGAAAACGGGCACTTCAATACGTCCGAGCCGGGAATCTTCAATATCCTCACTGCGGGGCTGCGAAACGCGGATGATCCGTGGCTGACCATCGCGGATCTGCGAAGCTACATTGATGCCCAGCGGGAAGTCAGCAAATCTTACCAGGACCCGGCCAGCTGGAATCGAATGAGCATCCTGAATACGGCGTCCAGCGGATGGTTTTCCAGTGACCGCACGATTCAGCAGTATGCCGATGACATCTGGAACGTTAAGCCGGTGAAATAA
- a CDS encoding N-acetylglucosamine-6-phosphate deacetylase: MRPFDLQVNGYAGADFCSSSLTADELQTACETLKRDGVDRILATVITDTVDALVNKLSNLVRLREESTLAQDVIAGVHIEGPFLNSTAGYIGAHPPEAVLPANINDMKRLLDAAAGLTRIVTLAPEQDPSGATIRMLTNLGVTVAAGHCNPSMQQLQNAIDSGLSMVTHFGNGCPVQLPRHDNVLQRFLACRNDLWVSFIPDGAHVSFYALRNYLDLVGIDRAVMVTDAISAATLQPGLHEVSGITVEVDVHGVARRPGSQNLAGSTITMPEVQTNLREQLGLDETEICRLIDKNPRQAVGTES, translated from the coding sequence ATGAGACCATTTGACCTTCAGGTAAACGGATACGCTGGCGCTGATTTTTGTTCTTCGTCGCTGACTGCTGATGAGTTACAGACAGCCTGCGAGACACTGAAGCGGGACGGTGTTGACAGGATTCTGGCGACTGTCATCACGGATACTGTTGACGCACTCGTTAACAAACTTAGCAATCTCGTACGACTTCGGGAGGAAAGCACACTGGCCCAGGATGTTATCGCGGGCGTTCATATTGAAGGCCCGTTCCTCAATTCGACCGCAGGCTATATCGGAGCACACCCGCCCGAGGCCGTGTTACCGGCAAATATTAACGATATGAAACGACTGCTGGATGCAGCCGCCGGCCTGACTCGTATCGTCACGCTGGCTCCTGAGCAGGATCCCAGCGGGGCAACAATACGAATGCTGACAAATCTGGGTGTAACGGTCGCTGCCGGACACTGCAATCCTTCGATGCAGCAGCTTCAAAACGCTATCGATTCCGGTTTAAGCATGGTGACGCATTTCGGTAACGGGTGTCCGGTTCAACTTCCCCGGCACGACAATGTACTGCAGAGGTTTCTGGCCTGTCGCAACGATCTGTGGGTTTCATTTATTCCGGACGGAGCTCACGTCAGCTTTTATGCTCTGCGGAATTACCTGGATCTGGTTGGAATTGACCGTGCGGTGATGGTAACGGATGCCATTTCTGCAGCTACGCTGCAGCCGGGACTGCATGAAGTTTCGGGAATCACCGTGGAAGTTGATGTTCACGGTGTCGCCCGCAGGCCTGGTTCCCAAAATCTGGCGGGATCAACTATCACAATGCCCGAAGTTCAAACCAATCTCAGAGAACAACTTGGACTTGATGAAACTGAGATCTGCAGGCTGATTGATAAGAACCCGCGTCAGGCAGTCGGAACAGAATCCTAA